The genomic window gacttagtttagcgattgctaaggcgcaacatcgtgcacgtttgtagttggatcgtcaaagtcgactccacacCAAATCGATAGCTATCATCTTATCGAAAGATCGGGAaaaccctcgcctctatcagacgCCATCTGAAGCTGCGGTCGCTGTGGCCTTGAGACTTGCGGCGGTGCTTCGGCAACTACTAGTCCACCTCTCTAGGCCACGGAGGAGCTGCGCCGGCCATATGGACAGCGGAGGGTGACGCTGGCCGAAAATCGACCAATATCGACATGTCGCCAGACCCCAAATCGGATAGTCGGTGGGGGCTCGGCGGCTGTCCGGAGCGGTTGTGTCGAGCGGCGGGGTCAAGGCAGACTCGGGTATGGGCGGCGGGCTGGAGACCGTGGTGTTTGCGGCTGAAATCACGTCGTCGGTTGTTGGGGGAATAGCGGTCGCGGCGCGGTGAGATGTCCTAGTGGCAGTTGGGGCTGTATGCACGAATGCACCAGTTTTGCGGCAGCAACAAAAGTGTTGTATATTTGCAGCACATCGTGTTTTTTTTTGGAACGCCTAAAGAATTCGAAGCAAAAAATTTTGCAAATAGGGCAATTGTTGGAGCTATGTTTTTGGCTGGAAAAGCCCTAAAGAGCGGTTATGCCAAACTACAGGGCATTTGGAGATGCTCTAACGTTGTGCATCAAACGTGCACGGATCGGTCCGCACGTTCAAATTCTGCCAAATTGCAAACAAATTTATGGGGTGTTTGGGGGAGTCCGAACGTCCGCCGCGTCAGACTCCGACACACCCGATccacccaacccccccccccccccccccacccccccacccccatGGGCCGTTTTCACCCACTCCGTCCCTCCCCTCTTGCTCTTGATTTGCATCCATCAAGACCGCCGCCATTGGCCTCTACACCACTCCGGCGCCCACTCGTTTTTTGTCGGACCACCACTCATGCATGCATCTTGTACTTCGCCGCCGTTGCACCCACGAATCTTTCCATAGCCCAGGTATCGTTCGCCCTTGCCGACGCCGTTCATGGCCGACACCACGCTCGAGAAGTGTTCGACTAGATCCCATTGAGAATTTTTCTTGACTCTATCCTTATTTAACATGAAGCAAGCACGATACTCGGTGATGGAGGACGCATTGTCCTGCAACACTCGATAAGTAGTTTCCACACCAAAATATACAACATTATGTTCTTATCAGTTAAATATTTGATAGTAATCACACACTAGGACAAAGAAGCATAGAGCCAGGTCAATTTATCAAACTCAGAAGAAGGGTAAATTATAACTAAGAACTTGAACTAAGAAGAACAGGAGTATGTTGAATGATGTGACCATAATGACCAAAAATATGAATAAAGATGATTTCAATGAAAGATCGTGTCTGACAGCAGATGGAAGGAGAGTGAATTGATAAATCATTCCTACAAAATGAATTACAAACCAGAGTCAATCACTAAACAGAAGGGGAGCCTTTGCGCAACAGTaagccttgtgaccatgaggtcacagCTTTGAGTCCTGAAAATAGTATCTTGCAGAAATGCAGGGAAAGGATGCATACATTAGACCTAGAAATGATTGGACCCTTCCCCTCGGACCGTGCGCACGCGGGAGCTACATGGAAGGGGCTGGCCTTTTTAATTACTCAATAACTAAACAGTGAGGAGTTGACTAAGGATGATCCTGGCAGCTTTTTTTTCAGTACAAGGAATCATCATGCTAGCGTGTTCTTCTGGCCGTAGTAATTGATAACAGTAACTTCTGACATGTATACTGAAGACTGTATCAGTAGCTTAGTTAGTTATAGGGTATCAAATGAATAACAGGAAAAAATGTAACTGACAATGTGGTATAAGTGGGCATCAGACATCAAATTATGATGCCAAATACTAAGGCCCCGTTCGTCGTCAATCCGCTCCATGGCTCCGCTCCAAGAGCGGACGGAGCTGTAATGCAAAATCTAGGAGCCAGCAAACAGCCGCTCCTCAGATCTTAGGAGCGGTGGATTCACGAACAGGGCCTAAACAGACCAAAACTCTATCGGAAATCTGAAACATCCCATCAGTGATAACCGGAAGCAGCATGGACCTGGAGCACATAACTAGAAATGGTTGGCACTCCACCAAAACAAACATAGTTGAGCAGAATACACAATCAGCACAAAAGGACTAATGCTCATGCCGTCAATTACAAATTGTGGTATGAGCAACAAATACCAAATTATGATACCAAATGCTAGGCAGATCGAAAAATTAGAATGGCAACTTTAGAACAAAGGAGCTATTGAAAGTTTAGAACATCCGATCGGTGATAACTGAAAGCAGCCCTGACATTAACACAGAATTAAAAATAGTTATAGTTCACTAAAAATGCATAATGGGACAGAATATTTCGCAGAGCAGTTTCGATTGGCACAAAAGGGTTCATGCTCATGGCACTCAGTTGTAGGCGCAATCTTTTCCCTGCTCTGAAGTTAATCCTCATCACCACCAATGTCTAATTCTTCCATCACAGAATCACTCCCAAACCCTTGCCTAGCATTATGAGATGAAGAACTAGATCTAAGTACAATAGTAGTACGAGCTAGACTTAAGAATGCAAGTTTTCAGGACTCAGCCGCAGAAATCATCAACTCAGAGGTCGCCTGTGAGCAGCTTCCGGCCAACCTCGAAGGAGACGAAAGCGTCGATGCAGGCGTACTTGATCTGATCGTAGGAGAGGCAGTAGGCGTCCCACGGGCCCATCCTCACCCTCTGTGGCTTCTGAAGGTTGGCTCCCATGACGGTGCGCGCCACGGCCTGCAGTCCGGCCTGGCGGAGCTCCGGCATTTGCATCCCCTCCGCCGCGAGGCCACGCAGGTCGACCGCGTTGGCCACATCGAGGCTGTGGTCGTCGCTGAGGCGCTCGACGTCCTCCTGCACGCCGACGCCAACAAAGCGGAGGTTGGGGTCGGCGAGGAAGCCCGAGAGAGCCTGGGGGACGAAGTCGGCGTggaggagctggaagatgaggcagcgacGGCCGACGCAGAGCTGAAGGAGCGCGACGGGGTTTTGGGATGGGCTGTAGCTGGGGCGCCACTCGACGTCGACCCCGACGACGAGGTCGCCGAGGACGGAGCGGATCTCCTGGAGCCAGCCCTCCACGGCCGCGCCGGAGTTGGTCACGGTGGTGACGATCACGTCCGCCCCGAAGGTCACGTCGGTGACGAACGTGTCGGTGGCCATCGGAT from Triticum aestivum cultivar Chinese Spring chromosome 3B, IWGSC CS RefSeq v2.1, whole genome shotgun sequence includes these protein-coding regions:
- the LOC123070272 gene encoding Werner Syndrome-like exonuclease; protein product: MATDTFVTDVTFGADVIVTTVTNSGAAVEGWLQEIRSVLGDLVVGVDVEWRPSYSPSQNPVALLQLCVGRRCLIFQLLHADFVPQALSGFLADPNLRFVGVGVQEDVERLSDDHSLDVANAVDLRGLAAEGMQMPELRQAGLQAVARTVMGANLQKPQRVRMGPWDAYCLSYDQIKYACIDAFVSFEVGRKLLTGDL